ACATTTGTGGCTTCAAAGCATAATCCGGATTATCCAGTACCACCCTCATTTTCATCACCTTGGTTGTAGGGTCAAGCACATTCATGAGCTTATTTACTTTGCCTTTAAAAATCCTGTCGGGATAAGATATTGTGGTGACCTCAACGGGGTCCCCTTCATGTACCTTGCCTATATTGGCCTCATAAACATTGGCCTGCACCCAAACATTCTTTAGGTCAGAAATGGTAAACATGCTCATGCCATTATCTGTCCGGATAGCCATTCCATTGGTTACATTTTTTTGAACAATAAAACCATTGAGTGGTGACTTTATAAAATACTCGCCATTTTTATTGTCACCATTAATGCTAAGCACTTTTTCTGCAGCCGTTTTTGCGGCTAGCGCCTGCTCGTAATTTACTTCAGCATTGGTTACCTCTACCTGTGAAGACAGCCCACTGCTAAAAAAGCTTTTTTGCTGATCCAACTGTTTTTTTGTCAGACGGACATTAGCTTCAGTATTAATCAATAAGGCATTGTAATTAGCAATCTCTGCACTCTTTATCATACCCAACACCTGCCCAGTCCTCACAAAATCACCTGGCTGAACATTAATATTTTGTACATTTCCACTAATCATCGGAAAGATATTAGATACCTTATCCGTATTAAAATCAACAATGCCATTAAATTTAATTGCATAAGTTAAATCCCCAGTCTTAACGGTATCAATTAAAAGGGTTTTCATTAAAGAATCAGGCACAATATACTTTTTCCTTTCTTCCGGTGCTTCTTTCGATCTGCAAGCCAAAAGAACCATAAGCAATCCAAGAACCAGAACGGAGCCGCTGTTAGTCTTAATGTATCTTGTATCCATAGGGCGTATTTATATAGGTAGTGTTTATTTATTTGTTAAAGAACGGGGTCCCGGTTACATAATTTAACTTCTCCAGCGAAGTAACCCGGTTAAGCAGTGCATTGTTCAGCAGCAAACTATTGTTCTTAAAATCATCATAATAACTTAAAAAATCCAGTAAACCAATGTTTCTGGAGATATAGTTTTTAAGTACTTCCTGCACTAAATGCGTATAATCCTGTTTAAATTTAGGGCTAAGACTATTGCAAAACAGCTCTAGTTTTAAGGCAATTTTATAATTGCTTGCCACATCACTTTCCACCTGGTTTTGCTGTTGCTGATACTGCATTTTACCTTGTTCAATAGCTACTCTTGCCTGACGGATGCCCCCCTGATTACGATTGAAAAACGGAAGTGAGAATGACAGCCCAATGCTGGTATAATTTGGGATGTAACTCCCTAATTTATCAAAATTACCACTTACCGTAATATCCGGGATGGCCAGTGCTTGCTGCACTTTTAAATTCACAGCATTGTAAGCCATATTTGCCTGAGCAATTTTTAAATCGCTGCGGTTCAGATTGGCAGAATCAAGCAATTTCTGATAAGGTACCGAGGTTAAGACCGGCTGTCCATATAAGTCATAATTATAGAGCGCCACCACCTCCGAAGTGGGTGACGCCTTGATCAGCATTTTAAATTCAGCATTTGTGCTCTCTATGCTGGATTGCAATGCAGTGTATTCGGCCTTTAAAGAATATAATAAAGACTGGATGCGTAATACTTCCTTTTCTGAAATATACCCCCTTTTATACTGCTCATCAAAAGCGACCAAAATCTTCTCTAAAGCATTTATTTCCTGATTATACACTTTTTCAGATTGCTGCTGAAAGTAAATACTGTAAAAGTCGTTCCTCAGTGTATACCTTAAGGTTCTTAGCAGATCAAAAAACTGATAGGTAGCCTGTTCTACTCCTACTTTGGCCAATTGGATGTTCTTGTTCCTTTTCCCGGCTGTTAGAAAAAGCTGGGAAATACCAATGGTATACTCACCATTATGAGAAGGGATGGAATCACTCTGGCTTAGGTCCAGTATCTTTTTAGTAACCG
This is a stretch of genomic DNA from Candidatus Pedobacter colombiensis. It encodes these proteins:
- a CDS encoding TolC family protein; translation: MRLKLLLLCFMYIAIVHPVQSQGLPADTLKLTLNEAENQFLKNNLALMIQHYNIDNAKAQVITARLFQNPQLDLSSVLYNPVTKKILDLSQSDSIPSHNGEYTIGISQLFLTAGKRNKNIQLAKVGVEQATYQFFDLLRTLRYTLRNDFYSIYFQQQSEKVYNQEINALEKILVAFDEQYKRGYISEKEVLRIQSLLYSLKAEYTALQSSIESTNAEFKMLIKASPTSEVVALYNYDLYGQPVLTSVPYQKLLDSANLNRSDLKIAQANMAYNAVNLKVQQALAIPDITVSGNFDKLGSYIPNYTSIGLSFSLPFFNRNQGGIRQARVAIEQGKMQYQQQQNQVESDVASNYKIALKLELFCNSLSPKFKQDYTHLVQEVLKNYISRNIGLLDFLSYYDDFKNNSLLLNNALLNRVTSLEKLNYVTGTPFFNK
- a CDS encoding efflux RND transporter periplasmic adaptor subunit, giving the protein MDTRYIKTNSGSVLVLGLLMVLLACRSKEAPEERKKYIVPDSLMKTLLIDTVKTGDLTYAIKFNGIVDFNTDKVSNIFPMISGNVQNINVQPGDFVRTGQVLGMIKSAEIANYNALLINTEANVRLTKKQLDQQKSFFSSGLSSQVEVTNAEVNYEQALAAKTAAEKVLSINGDNKNGEYFIKSPLNGFIVQKNVTNGMAIRTDNGMSMFTISDLKNVWVQANVYEANIGKVHEGDPVEVTTISYPDRIFKGKVNKLMNVLDPTTKVMKMRVVLDNPDYALKPQMFATISIIIRDHKQAITIASTALIYDHSQYYVVVLKGNKDVELRPVDVISINGTKAYLKSGVSSGERLIASQALLIYGSLNS